A window of the Streptomyces sp. NBC_00250 genome harbors these coding sequences:
- a CDS encoding DUF2567 domain-containing protein: MTAPLTPPHQPSPHDPDWPPPPPPMHGPAGDPITMAEVLQGVLVTVVSAIAGALLGVLWLNLAPRILLISDGKGVYLRNSEGEAAIGADGTFVLLALAFGAVAALVVFLARRKGGVPLVLGLALGGVLGSLLAWGLGTSFGPTSDVVAHAKAVGPSIAFEAPLELNFAAAAMLAWPLAAMIVHLALTALFGPRDPEPEPWGESKPYTQGPSPS, encoded by the coding sequence GTGACCGCACCCCTGACTCCGCCTCACCAGCCATCGCCGCACGACCCCGACTGGCCTCCGCCGCCCCCGCCGATGCACGGCCCGGCCGGGGACCCGATCACGATGGCCGAGGTCCTGCAGGGTGTCCTGGTCACCGTCGTCTCGGCGATCGCGGGGGCGCTGCTCGGAGTGCTGTGGCTGAATCTGGCCCCGCGGATCCTGCTCATCTCGGACGGCAAGGGTGTCTACCTCCGCAACTCGGAGGGGGAAGCGGCGATCGGCGCGGACGGAACGTTCGTCCTTCTCGCGCTGGCCTTCGGCGCGGTCGCCGCGCTCGTCGTCTTCCTCGCGCGCCGCAAGGGCGGCGTGCCGCTCGTCCTCGGTCTCGCGCTCGGCGGTGTCCTCGGCTCGCTGCTCGCCTGGGGCCTCGGGACGTCCTTCGGCCCGACGAGCGACGTGGTCGCCCACGCCAAGGCCGTCGGCCCCAGCATCGCCTTCGAGGCACCGCTCGAACTGAACTTCGCGGCCGCCGCGATGCTGGCCTGGCCGCTCGCCGCGATGATCGTGCACCTGGCGCTCACGGCCCTCTTCGGCCCGCGCGACCCGGAACCCGAACCGTGGGGCGAGTCGAAGCCGTACACCCAGGGCCCGAGCCCGAGCTGA
- a CDS encoding LON peptidase substrate-binding domain-containing protein, translating into MTTARLPLFPLNAVLFPGLVLPLNVFEERYRAMMRELLTIDDSEPRRFAVVAIRDGREVAPTAPGMPDQTALPEKGPAAGFGSDPIQSFHRVGCIADAVQIRERADGSYEVTATGTTRVKLLSVDASGPFLVAEVEEIPEEQGEEAGTLSEGVLRAFRSYQKRLAGARERSLTTSELPDDPSVVSYLVAAAAVLDTPSKQRLLQAPDTATRLREELTLLRAETAVLRHLPSLPVVDLTQAPTYPN; encoded by the coding sequence GTGACCACCGCTCGCCTGCCTCTCTTCCCGCTCAACGCGGTGCTGTTCCCTGGCCTCGTGCTGCCGCTGAACGTCTTCGAGGAGCGTTATCGCGCCATGATGCGCGAGCTGCTCACGATCGACGACTCGGAGCCCCGCCGCTTCGCGGTCGTCGCCATCCGTGACGGCCGCGAGGTCGCGCCGACCGCCCCCGGCATGCCGGACCAGACGGCGCTGCCGGAGAAGGGCCCGGCCGCGGGCTTCGGCTCCGACCCCATCCAGTCCTTCCACCGGGTCGGCTGTATCGCCGACGCGGTGCAGATCCGGGAGCGCGCCGACGGCAGCTACGAGGTGACGGCCACCGGCACGACCCGGGTGAAGCTGCTGTCGGTCGACGCGAGCGGGCCGTTCCTGGTCGCCGAGGTCGAGGAGATCCCGGAGGAGCAGGGCGAGGAGGCCGGCACCCTCTCCGAGGGGGTGCTCCGGGCCTTCCGCAGCTACCAGAAGCGGCTCGCGGGGGCGCGCGAGCGTTCGCTGACGACGAGTGAGCTGCCGGACGACCCCTCGGTGGTGTCGTACCTGGTCGCGGCGGCGGCGGTGCTCGACACACCGTCGAAGCAGCGGCTGCTCCAGGCTCCGGACACCGCGACCCGGCTGCGCGAGGAGCTGACGCTGCTGCGCGCGGAGACGGCGGTGCTGCGGCATCTGCCGTCGCTGCCGGTGGTGGACCTGACGCAGGCCCCGACGTACCCGAACTGA
- the ybaK gene encoding Cys-tRNA(Pro) deacylase, whose amino-acid sequence MAKKQKKNSGGTPATVALTAAGTRFTLHAYEHDPASPSYGEEAAEALGVSPERVFKTLVADVDGELTVAVVPVAGQLDLKALASAVGGKRAAMADPGAAERTTGYVRGGISPLGQRKRLRTVLDASASEHASICISAGRRGLEVELSPSDLAALTAAVVAPIGRA is encoded by the coding sequence GTGGCGAAGAAGCAGAAGAAGAACAGCGGCGGCACCCCGGCGACGGTGGCCCTGACGGCGGCCGGCACCCGGTTCACCCTGCACGCGTACGAGCACGACCCGGCCTCCCCCTCGTACGGCGAGGAGGCGGCGGAGGCCCTCGGGGTCTCCCCGGAGAGGGTCTTCAAGACCCTGGTGGCGGACGTCGACGGCGAGCTGACGGTCGCGGTGGTCCCGGTCGCGGGCCAGCTCGACCTGAAGGCGCTGGCCTCGGCGGTCGGCGGCAAGCGCGCGGCGATGGCGGACCCGGGGGCGGCGGAGCGCACCACGGGCTATGTCCGGGGCGGCATCTCCCCGCTCGGCCAGCGCAAGCGGCTCCGCACGGTCCTCGACGCCTCGGCCTCGGAGCACGCGTCCATCTGCATCTCGGCGGGCCGGCGCGGTCTTGAGGTGGAGCTCTCCCCCTCCGACCTGGCCGCGCTCACGGCGGCGGTCGTGGCCCCGATCGGCCGCGCCTGA